In the genome of Acidimicrobiia bacterium, one region contains:
- the trpS gene encoding tryptophan--tRNA ligase, whose translation MERKRVFSGLQPTGNVHIGNYLGALRNWVRLQDEYDCVYCIVDLHAITVEYDPAQFARERTDAAKVLIACGVDPARSLFYRQSRVPHHTELAWMLGTIASMGQLSRMTQYKEKSDRTGERLGIFAYPVLMAADILLYRAHAVPVGDDQKQHLELTRDLAERFNARFGEEFPIPEPIIPEHGARIMSLQDPTSKMSKSDPDPSSRILVLDPPDTIARRVKRAVTDSEGSVRLDWEKKPGISNLLEVMALFTGESIPEIEAEYGTGGYGRFKEAVAEAVVEGLAPVRERFAALDDADVEAGLEEAARVGAERAEVLQRRVRERLGLV comes from the coding sequence TTGGAGCGCAAGAGGGTCTTCTCGGGACTGCAGCCGACAGGCAACGTGCACATCGGCAACTACCTGGGCGCCCTGCGCAACTGGGTGCGCCTCCAGGATGAGTACGACTGCGTCTACTGCATCGTCGATCTCCACGCCATCACCGTCGAGTACGACCCGGCACAGTTCGCTCGCGAGCGAACCGACGCCGCCAAGGTGCTCATCGCCTGTGGTGTCGATCCGGCCCGTTCCCTGTTCTATCGCCAGAGCCGGGTGCCGCATCACACCGAGCTGGCCTGGATGCTGGGGACCATCGCCTCGATGGGCCAGCTGAGCCGGATGACCCAGTACAAGGAGAAGTCCGATCGCACCGGTGAGAGGCTCGGGATCTTCGCCTATCCGGTGCTCATGGCTGCCGACATCCTGCTCTACAGGGCCCATGCGGTGCCGGTGGGCGACGATCAGAAGCAGCACCTGGAGCTGACCCGGGATCTCGCAGAGCGCTTCAATGCCAGGTTCGGTGAGGAGTTCCCGATCCCCGAGCCGATCATCCCCGAACACGGCGCCCGGATCATGTCCCTGCAGGACCCGACCTCCAAGATGTCCAAGTCCGACCCCGACCCCTCGAGCCGCATCCTGGTGCTCGATCCGCCCGACACCATTGCCCGCAGGGTGAAGCGGGCGGTGACCGACTCGGAAGGTTCGGTGCGGCTCGACTGGGAGAAGAAGCCCGGCATCTCCAACCTGCTCGAGGTGATGGCCCTCTTCACCGGAGAGTCGATTCCCGAGATCGAGGCCGAGTACGGGACCGGCGGTTACGGGCGCTTCAAGGAGGCAGTGGCCGAGGCGGTCGTGGAGGGCCTGGCTCCGGTGAGGGAGCGATTCGCCGCCCTTGACGACGCCGATGTCGAGGCGGGGCTGGAGGAGGCGGCAAGGGTCGGGGCGGAGCGCGCCGAGGTCCTGCAGCGACGGGTGCGGGAGCGTCTCGGGCTGGTCTGA
- a CDS encoding GuaB3 family IMP dehydrogenase-related protein, with protein MDVEIGKGKSGRRAYGLDDIAIVPSRRTRDPDDVDISWKIDAYEFALPMLASAMDSAVSPATAIEIGRLGGLGVLNLEGLWTRYEDPDRVFEEIASLPAEKATRRMQEIYQEPIDQDLIVTRIQEMKAAGVVTAASLTPQRVPQYAALTAKAGLHILVIQGTVVSAEHVSTRSEPLDLKRFIAEFEIPVIVGGCASESTALHLMRTGAMGILVGVGPGAACTTRGVLGVGVPQATAIADAAGARIRYLDESGRYVHVIADGGMRTGGDIAKAIACGADAVMLGSPIAAAAEAPGKGFHWGMATFHPTLPRGTRVEVGNLGTLEEILVGPAHENDGRRNLFGGLRVSMATTGYADLKAFQKAEVMVAPALRTEGKALQRDQRVGMG; from the coding sequence ATGGACGTCGAGATCGGCAAGGGCAAGTCGGGAAGGCGGGCGTACGGCCTCGACGACATCGCCATCGTCCCCAGCCGGCGGACCCGCGACCCCGACGATGTCGACATCTCCTGGAAGATAGACGCCTACGAGTTCGCCCTTCCCATGCTCGCCTCGGCCATGGACTCGGCGGTCAGCCCGGCCACGGCCATCGAGATCGGCCGCCTCGGCGGTCTGGGAGTCCTCAACCTGGAGGGCCTCTGGACCCGGTATGAGGACCCGGACCGTGTGTTCGAGGAGATCGCCTCGCTCCCCGCCGAGAAGGCGACCCGTCGCATGCAGGAGATCTATCAGGAACCCATCGACCAGGATCTGATCGTCACCAGGATCCAGGAGATGAAGGCGGCAGGCGTGGTCACCGCCGCCAGCCTCACGCCGCAGCGGGTTCCGCAGTACGCCGCGCTGACGGCGAAGGCCGGGCTGCACATCCTGGTGATCCAGGGAACGGTGGTCTCGGCGGAGCACGTCTCGACCCGGTCGGAGCCCCTCGACCTGAAGCGCTTCATCGCCGAGTTCGAGATCCCGGTGATCGTCGGCGGCTGCGCCTCGGAGTCGACCGCCCTCCACCTGATGCGAACCGGGGCGATGGGGATCCTCGTGGGCGTGGGACCGGGTGCTGCCTGCACCACCCGGGGAGTGCTCGGCGTGGGGGTCCCGCAGGCCACCGCCATCGCCGACGCCGCCGGCGCTCGCATCAGGTATTTGGACGAGTCGGGCCGGTACGTCCATGTGATCGCCGACGGCGGGATGCGCACCGGCGGCGACATCGCCAAGGCGATCGCATGCGGTGCCGACGCCGTGATGCTCGGATCGCCGATCGCAGCGGCCGCCGAGGCACCGGGAAAGGGCTTTCACTGGGGAATGGCCACTTTCCATCCGACGCTCCCCAGGGGCACCCGTGTCGAGGTGGGGAACCTGGGGACCCTGGAGGAGATCCTCGTCGGTCCCGCCCACGAGAACGACGGCCGTCGCAACCTTTTCGGAGGACTCCGGGTGTCCATGGCCACCACCGGCTACGCCGACCTCAAGGCGTTCCAGAAGGCCGAGGTGATGGTGGCCCCCGCTCTGCGCACCGAAGGCAAGGCCCTGCAGCGCGATCAACGGGTCGGCATGGGGTGA
- the guaA gene encoding glutamine-hydrolyzing GMP synthase, which produces MIGEGGATERVLVVDFGAQYAQLIARRIREAHVFSEIVARDVTAAEVRAMVPVGIVLSGGPASVYAEDAYDLDPAILALGIPVLGICYGHQVMAHSLGGEVVRTETAEFGRTRLEAAPGSVLFTDLPEEQEVWMSHRDAVVKPPPGFRVTATTAESPVAAMEDPDRGLCGVQFHPEVAHTPRGQDVLKHFLYEVCGARPTWTHVGIIERAVEAVAAQVGDSGVICALSGGVDSAVAAVLVHRAVGDRLTCVFVDHGLMREGEADQVVTAFRDHLDIDLVAIDASERFLGALAGVTDPEQKRRIVGETFIRVFEEFARSHRNAPFLVQGTLYPDVIESGTRDAARIKSHHNVGGLPEDMDFALVEPLRDLFKDEVRAVGEELGLPEAMVWRQPFPGPGLAVRIIGEVTAERLDLLRRADAIITEEIRRAGLDRRVWQAFGVLPAIRSVGVQGDERTYAHPLILRVVSSEDAMTADWVRLPYEVLERISSRVINEVDGINRVAYDVSSKPPATIEWE; this is translated from the coding sequence GTGATTGGGGAAGGCGGTGCCACCGAACGGGTCCTGGTGGTGGATTTCGGCGCCCAGTACGCCCAGCTCATCGCCCGCCGGATCCGCGAGGCGCACGTCTTCTCCGAGATCGTCGCCCGCGATGTGACGGCGGCCGAGGTCCGGGCCATGGTTCCGGTGGGGATCGTCCTCAGCGGCGGACCGGCATCGGTGTACGCCGAGGATGCCTATGACCTGGACCCGGCGATCCTCGCCCTGGGGATCCCGGTGCTGGGGATCTGTTACGGGCATCAGGTGATGGCCCACTCGCTGGGGGGTGAGGTGGTTCGCACCGAGACCGCCGAGTTCGGACGCACCCGGCTCGAGGCCGCTCCCGGATCGGTCCTCTTCACCGACCTGCCCGAGGAGCAGGAGGTGTGGATGAGCCACCGCGACGCCGTGGTCAAGCCGCCGCCCGGCTTCCGGGTGACCGCCACCACGGCCGAATCGCCGGTGGCCGCGATGGAGGACCCGGATCGCGGTCTGTGTGGCGTCCAGTTCCACCCCGAGGTGGCGCACACTCCGCGCGGCCAGGATGTCCTGAAGCACTTCTTGTACGAGGTCTGCGGCGCCCGTCCGACATGGACCCATGTCGGCATCATCGAGCGCGCCGTCGAGGCGGTCGCCGCCCAGGTCGGCGATTCGGGCGTGATATGTGCCCTGTCGGGCGGTGTGGACTCGGCGGTGGCTGCGGTGCTCGTCCACAGAGCGGTGGGGGACCGGCTCACCTGCGTCTTCGTCGACCATGGGCTGATGAGGGAGGGAGAAGCTGACCAGGTGGTCACCGCCTTCCGGGATCACCTCGACATCGACCTGGTTGCGATCGACGCCTCGGAGCGGTTCCTCGGCGCCCTCGCCGGGGTCACCGATCCCGAGCAGAAGCGCCGCATCGTCGGCGAGACCTTCATCCGGGTGTTCGAGGAGTTCGCCCGCAGCCACCGCAACGCCCCTTTCCTGGTTCAAGGGACCCTCTACCCCGATGTGATCGAGTCGGGCACTCGCGACGCCGCCCGGATCAAGAGCCATCACAACGTGGGTGGCCTCCCCGAGGACATGGACTTCGCCCTCGTGGAACCACTGCGCGACCTGTTCAAGGACGAGGTGAGGGCAGTCGGCGAGGAGTTGGGGTTGCCCGAGGCGATGGTCTGGCGGCAACCGTTTCCCGGCCCCGGGCTGGCGGTGCGGATCATCGGCGAGGTGACCGCCGAGCGGCTCGACCTGCTGCGTCGCGCCGACGCCATCATCACCGAGGAGATCCGTCGTGCCGGTCTCGATCGTCGCGTGTGGCAGGCCTTCGGCGTCCTCCCCGCAATCAGGTCGGTCGGGGTCCAGGGCGACGAGCGGACCTACGCCCACCCGCTGATACTGCGTGTCGTCTCGTCGGAGGACGCCATGACCGCCGACTGGGTGCGTTTGCCCTACGAGGTACTGGAGCGCATCTCGTCGCGGGTGATCAACGAGGTCGACGGGATCAACCGTGTCGCCTACGACGTTTCCTCGAAGCCGCCCGCCACCATCGAGTGGGAGTGA
- a CDS encoding response regulator produces the protein MPFDDDLELQRLFVGEVGERSAALIAGGEALARSDIDEEQIRTMVREGHTLKGTARMMGYIAISDAGKVLEDAWRSISTGEVPPGPELSKALIELARQLAPAVPADPTSGTPGLASAIRHLRRALKDDLPAATAEDSRTARPESDLDGLLGAIDTWAFGETVRVNAAGLFRLINEIVSLRVEAELVGETVRRLAEMPDGPPRDRDMEHLSLLVRNAEQALLELQTRASELSAAPLSDVTGTFKQLVRYISRRAGKEVRFDVVGDEVRVDRQVLERLSDPLRHLVVNAVQHGVEVPERREAAGKVRTATVTLRAEVEGQRLSIVVEDDGKGIDWSSVRRVALERGLLTEDEAHDQESLRRVLFSPHFSTAEAADTVGDGQGLATVTAAVEGLQGTLTLDSEPGQGSRIAITVPTSRSLQDAVLISSAGQTWGIPAIAVLDQLPLAGQTLWERDGRTETTWEGSTIPVLSFAEAVGLSETGEPERIVVVSTATGPVGFTVVAEMGRRQVAARELGPILEGVPHLTGAAMLGGGDIVVLVDPNRLAALARAERETGPRLRVLVIDDSRGARQVVGGALGSAGFEVDLAGSPTEALSVLADQQFDAIVMDYVMPTMDGATLAARVRSLGVRTPIVILSGAATTDDQRNALAAGADAYLDKDDVRRGALAEAILDLVGGRRIESHA, from the coding sequence GTGCCTTTCGACGATGATCTCGAGCTTCAGCGGCTGTTCGTCGGCGAGGTCGGCGAACGCTCTGCCGCCTTGATCGCCGGCGGCGAGGCTCTGGCGCGCTCCGACATCGACGAAGAGCAGATCCGCACCATGGTGCGCGAGGGGCACACCCTCAAGGGGACGGCCCGGATGATGGGATACATCGCCATCTCCGATGCCGGCAAGGTGCTGGAGGATGCCTGGCGCTCCATCTCGACGGGCGAAGTGCCGCCAGGTCCGGAGCTCTCCAAGGCACTGATCGAGCTGGCGCGTCAGCTGGCTCCTGCCGTTCCCGCAGACCCCACATCGGGGACGCCCGGGTTGGCTTCGGCGATCCGCCATCTGCGTCGAGCCCTCAAGGACGACCTTCCTGCTGCCACGGCGGAGGACTCCAGGACCGCTCGGCCCGAGAGCGACCTCGACGGGCTGCTCGGTGCCATCGACACCTGGGCGTTCGGTGAGACGGTGCGGGTGAACGCTGCCGGTCTCTTCCGGCTCATCAACGAGATCGTGTCGTTGCGGGTCGAAGCCGAGCTCGTCGGCGAGACGGTGCGCCGGCTGGCCGAGATGCCCGACGGTCCGCCGAGAGACCGGGACATGGAGCACCTTTCGCTGTTGGTGCGCAACGCCGAGCAGGCCCTACTCGAGTTGCAGACGCGGGCTTCGGAGCTCTCGGCTGCGCCGCTCTCCGACGTGACCGGCACCTTCAAGCAGCTGGTTCGCTACATCTCGCGCCGGGCCGGCAAGGAGGTCCGCTTCGACGTCGTCGGCGACGAGGTGCGGGTCGACCGACAGGTCCTGGAACGGCTCTCCGACCCGCTTCGCCATCTGGTGGTCAACGCCGTGCAGCACGGCGTCGAGGTCCCCGAGCGCAGGGAGGCGGCGGGCAAGGTGCGCACCGCCACCGTGACGTTGCGGGCCGAGGTCGAAGGGCAGCGGCTCTCCATCGTCGTCGAGGACGACGGCAAGGGAATCGACTGGAGCTCGGTGCGTCGGGTCGCCCTGGAGCGCGGCCTGCTCACCGAGGACGAGGCCCATGATCAGGAGTCGCTGCGCCGTGTCCTCTTCTCGCCGCACTTCAGCACCGCAGAAGCCGCCGACACGGTCGGCGACGGCCAGGGGCTGGCGACGGTGACTGCCGCCGTCGAGGGCCTTCAGGGGACTCTGACCCTGGACTCCGAGCCCGGCCAGGGATCACGGATCGCCATCACGGTTCCGACGAGCCGCTCCCTGCAGGACGCCGTGCTGATCTCGTCTGCAGGCCAGACCTGGGGGATCCCGGCGATCGCCGTCCTCGACCAGCTCCCGCTGGCCGGGCAGACGCTGTGGGAGCGGGATGGCCGGACCGAGACCACATGGGAGGGCAGCACGATCCCGGTCCTGTCCTTCGCCGAGGCGGTCGGGTTGAGCGAGACCGGTGAACCCGAGCGCATCGTGGTCGTCTCCACAGCCACCGGACCGGTTGGCTTCACCGTCGTCGCAGAGATGGGACGGCGCCAGGTGGCGGCGCGGGAGCTGGGGCCGATCCTGGAGGGGGTCCCCCACCTCACCGGGGCCGCCATGCTGGGTGGAGGCGACATCGTGGTGCTGGTGGATCCGAACCGCCTGGCAGCGCTTGCCCGTGCCGAACGCGAGACCGGACCCCGCCTGCGGGTCCTGGTCATCGACGACTCACGCGGAGCCCGCCAGGTGGTCGGCGGCGCCCTGGGCTCGGCCGGTTTCGAGGTCGATCTCGCCGGGAGCCCCACCGAGGCGCTCTCGGTGCTCGCCGATCAGCAGTTCGACGCCATCGTGATGGACTACGTGATGCCGACCATGGATGGCGCCACCCTGGCGGCACGGGTGCGGTCGCTCGGCGTGCGCACGCCGATAGTGATCCTCTCCGGCGCCGCCACCACCGATGATCAGCGCAACGCCCTGGCCGCCGGCGCCGACGCCTACCTCGACAAGGACGACGTGCGCCGCGGAGCCCTAGCCGAGGCGATCCTCGACCTGGTCGGGGGCCGCCGCATCGAATCACACGCCTGA
- the pcrA gene encoding DNA helicase PcrA, with amino-acid sequence MPESEFFEGLNPSQREAVAAIEGPVLVVAGAGSGKTRVLTHRVAHLIGDIEVSPYQILAITFTNKAANEMKERVARLVGGVVRGMWVSTFHSACVRILRREASAFGYKSQFTIYDDLDSRRLVEFCLRELDLDPKRFPPRGVLAAISNAKNELVDFESFGERGSGPYHEKVSEVYRLYQRRLREASAMDFDDLLMVTVELFGAFPEVLQTYQERFRYVMVDEYQDTNHAQYRLVQMLAQRHRNLCVVGDSDQSIYAFRGADIRNILEFERDYPDARVVVLDRNYRSTQTILDAANAVISNNSGRKPKRLWTDLGTGSPIAVFRAEDEHDEAAFVSERLSLLADEGLSLSDAAIFYRTHAQSRVLEEVLSRRGIRYQMIGGVRFYERAEIKNAMAYLKAIVNPGDTVAVKRIVNIPRRGIGDTTIAHLDRLAERERIGFFDAMRRAVECPHLSGRALGAVGEFVALIEELTAVAEDGPRAVLEAVLERTGYVGDLERDGSIEALGRVENLRELLSVAGEFEESGPITDLGDEVWEELDGLRRLERFLESTALVSDVDALDTADPDGGVPSGQVTMMTLHNAKGLEFPVIFMVGMEEGVFPHLRSLGDPDQLEEERRLAYVGITRAMRHLHLTHATTRNLFGQSNYNTPSRFIKEIPESLRNEPSGPRPRREAPAAGPTLTVGEIAEGDRVRHRRWGMGTVVGVSGDGERAEAVVRFDEAGQKRLLLMWAPLERA; translated from the coding sequence ATGCCGGAGTCCGAGTTCTTCGAGGGTCTCAACCCGTCGCAGCGGGAGGCCGTCGCCGCCATCGAGGGCCCCGTCCTGGTGGTCGCCGGAGCCGGCTCGGGCAAGACCCGGGTGCTCACCCATCGGGTCGCCCATCTGATCGGCGACATCGAGGTGTCGCCGTATCAGATCCTGGCCATCACCTTCACCAACAAGGCGGCCAACGAGATGAAGGAGCGGGTGGCCCGGCTGGTCGGGGGAGTGGTGCGGGGGATGTGGGTGTCGACCTTTCACTCGGCGTGCGTCCGCATCCTGAGGCGGGAGGCGAGCGCCTTCGGGTACAAGTCGCAGTTCACCATCTACGACGACCTCGACTCGCGGCGTCTGGTCGAGTTCTGCCTGCGCGAGCTCGACCTCGACCCGAAGCGGTTCCCTCCGCGGGGTGTCCTCGCCGCCATCAGCAACGCCAAGAACGAGCTGGTCGACTTCGAATCGTTCGGCGAGCGGGGCTCCGGCCCGTACCACGAGAAGGTGTCCGAGGTGTACCGGCTCTATCAGCGGCGCCTGCGTGAGGCGTCGGCGATGGACTTCGACGATCTTCTCATGGTCACGGTCGAGCTGTTCGGCGCCTTTCCCGAGGTGCTGCAGACCTACCAGGAGCGGTTCCGCTACGTGATGGTCGACGAGTATCAGGACACCAACCACGCCCAGTACAGGTTGGTGCAGATGCTGGCCCAGCGGCACCGCAACCTGTGCGTCGTGGGCGACTCGGACCAGAGCATCTACGCCTTCCGGGGGGCCGACATCAGGAACATCCTCGAGTTCGAGCGCGACTACCCGGATGCCCGGGTGGTGGTGCTCGACCGGAACTACCGATCCACCCAGACCATCCTCGATGCCGCCAACGCAGTCATCTCCAACAACTCGGGGCGCAAACCGAAGCGCCTCTGGACCGATCTCGGCACCGGGTCGCCGATAGCGGTGTTCCGTGCCGAGGACGAACACGACGAGGCGGCATTTGTGTCCGAGCGGTTGAGCCTCCTCGCCGACGAGGGGCTGTCACTGTCCGACGCCGCCATCTTCTACCGCACCCACGCCCAGTCCCGCGTGCTCGAGGAGGTGCTCTCCCGGCGTGGGATCAGGTACCAGATGATCGGGGGGGTCCGCTTCTACGAGCGAGCGGAGATCAAGAATGCCATGGCGTATCTGAAGGCGATAGTCAATCCCGGCGACACTGTGGCCGTCAAGCGGATCGTCAACATACCGCGGCGCGGAATCGGCGACACTACCATCGCCCACCTCGACAGGCTCGCCGAGAGGGAGAGGATCGGATTCTTCGACGCCATGCGCCGGGCCGTCGAGTGCCCCCATCTCTCCGGTCGGGCCCTCGGCGCCGTCGGCGAGTTCGTGGCCCTCATCGAGGAGTTGACGGCTGTCGCCGAGGATGGCCCCCGTGCGGTCCTGGAGGCGGTCCTGGAACGAACCGGGTACGTCGGCGACCTGGAGCGGGACGGCTCGATCGAGGCGCTGGGCCGCGTGGAGAACCTTCGGGAGCTGCTCTCGGTGGCGGGTGAGTTCGAGGAGAGTGGCCCGATCACCGATCTCGGCGACGAGGTGTGGGAGGAGCTGGACGGTCTGCGCCGCCTGGAGAGGTTCCTCGAGTCGACCGCCCTGGTCTCAGACGTGGATGCCCTCGACACCGCCGACCCGGACGGTGGAGTGCCCTCGGGGCAGGTGACGATGATGACCCTTCACAACGCCAAGGGCCTGGAGTTCCCGGTGATCTTCATGGTGGGGATGGAGGAGGGGGTGTTCCCCCATCTCCGCAGCCTCGGCGACCCCGACCAACTGGAGGAGGAGAGGCGTCTCGCCTACGTCGGGATCACCCGGGCGATGCGGCACCTCCACCTCACACATGCCACCACCCGCAACCTGTTCGGTCAGAGCAACTACAACACGCCCAGCCGGTTCATCAAGGAGATCCCGGAATCGCTGAGGAACGAGCCATCGGGTCCCCGCCCCCGTCGTGAGGCGCCCGCTGCCGGCCCGACGCTCACCGTCGGCGAGATCGCCGAGGGTGATCGGGTTCGGCACCGGCGATGGGGGATGGGCACTGTGGTCGGAGTCTCCGGAGACGGTGAACGCGCCGAGGCCGTCGTTCGATTCGACGAGGCCGGACAGAAGCGACTCCTCCTCATGTGGGCGCCGTTGGAACGGGCCTGA
- a CDS encoding cobalamin B12-binding domain-containing protein, with protein sequence MPRRILIAKPGLDGHDRGAKVIARALRDAGNEVIYSGLHQTPEQIVETALQEDVSAIGLSVLSGAHMTLFPRVVELLAERDAAEVVVFGGGIIPAADIPVLEERGLAAIFTPGTPLAEVVSWVEEHIPER encoded by the coding sequence ATGCCGCGCCGGATACTCATCGCCAAGCCGGGCCTCGATGGGCACGACCGCGGGGCGAAGGTCATCGCCCGGGCCCTGCGGGACGCCGGCAACGAGGTGATCTACTCGGGGCTCCACCAGACGCCCGAGCAGATCGTCGAGACCGCCCTCCAGGAGGACGTCTCCGCCATCGGGCTGTCGGTGCTCTCCGGGGCGCACATGACGCTGTTCCCCCGTGTCGTCGAGCTGCTCGCCGAGCGTGACGCCGCCGAAGTGGTGGTCTTCGGAGGTGGCATCATTCCGGCCGCCGACATCCCCGTCCTCGAGGAGCGGGGGCTGGCGGCGATCTTCACACCGGGAACCCCCCTCGCCGAGGTGGTGTCCTGGGTGGAAGAGCACATCCCCGAGCGCTGA
- the sucC gene encoding ADP-forming succinate--CoA ligase subunit beta: MDLFEFQGKSLFARSGVPVPEGRVAATPEEAEAAARQLGGGPVVVKAQVQVGGRGKAGGIKLAAGPEEAGARAAEILGMDIKGHTVHLVWVEQASEIVAEYYVSFTLDRSAKRHLAMVSARGGMDIEAVAVETPDAVVRMHVDPVIGLAGWQASELVYRAGFDRATARRSAAALQSLYGAFVALDCDLVEVNPLILTGDGEIVALDAKVTLDSNAFFRHPEFEEFRQAFTPDPIEEMARERDLNFIKLEGSVGIIGNGAGLVMSTLDVVSLVGGRAANFLDVGGGAGADTITDALEVLTHDPSVRSVLINIFGGITRCDLVAEGIVEALGRLRLPWPIVVRLDGTNAVEGRAILEGVASDRVIASPTMREAAEQAVALAGGEA, translated from the coding sequence GTGGACCTGTTCGAATTCCAGGGAAAATCGCTGTTCGCCCGTTCTGGAGTCCCGGTGCCCGAAGGCCGCGTTGCGGCCACCCCGGAGGAGGCGGAGGCGGCGGCGCGCCAGTTGGGCGGGGGCCCGGTGGTGGTGAAGGCGCAGGTGCAGGTGGGCGGTCGCGGCAAGGCGGGGGGGATCAAGCTCGCCGCCGGGCCCGAGGAAGCGGGGGCCCGTGCCGCCGAGATCCTCGGCATGGACATCAAGGGCCACACGGTGCACCTGGTCTGGGTGGAGCAGGCATCGGAGATCGTCGCCGAGTACTACGTGTCCTTCACGCTCGATCGCTCGGCGAAGCGACATCTGGCGATGGTGTCCGCCAGGGGGGGAATGGACATCGAGGCGGTCGCCGTCGAGACGCCGGATGCGGTGGTGCGGATGCACGTCGACCCGGTGATCGGGCTGGCGGGGTGGCAGGCGTCTGAGCTGGTGTACCGCGCCGGGTTCGACCGGGCCACCGCCCGGCGTTCGGCAGCCGCCCTGCAGAGCCTCTACGGCGCCTTCGTGGCGCTCGACTGTGATCTCGTCGAGGTGAACCCGCTGATCCTGACCGGCGATGGCGAGATCGTGGCCCTCGACGCCAAGGTGACCCTCGACTCCAACGCCTTCTTCCGGCACCCGGAGTTCGAGGAGTTCCGCCAGGCGTTCACCCCGGATCCGATCGAGGAGATGGCCCGGGAGCGCGACCTCAACTTCATCAAGCTCGAGGGGTCCGTCGGGATCATCGGCAACGGGGCAGGCCTGGTGATGTCCACCCTCGACGTGGTGTCGCTGGTCGGCGGCCGTGCAGCCAACTTCCTCGACGTCGGCGGCGGCGCCGGCGCGGACACCATCACCGACGCCCTCGAGGTGCTCACCCACGACCCATCGGTGCGGTCGGTACTGATCAACATCTTCGGCGGGATCACCCGTTGCGATCTGGTGGCCGAGGGCATCGTCGAGGCGCTGGGGAGGCTCCGGCTGCCGTGGCCGATCGTGGTCCGCCTCGATGGCACCAACGCCGTCGAGGGAAGGGCCATCCTCGAAGGGGTCGCCTCCGACCGGGTGATCGCCTCGCCGACGATGCGGGAGGCGGCGGAGCAAGCCGTAGCCCTGGCCGGAGGGGAGGCCTGA
- the sucD gene encoding succinate--CoA ligase subunit alpha: MAVYVDESTRLLVQGLTGSQGRFHGFRNRDYGTHLVAGVTPGKGGSDLDGVPIFDTVAEAVEATGANTSMVFVPPAFAADSILEAAASPGIGLIVAITEGIPAHDEARVYNYVKMTSAATVIGPNCPGLISPGRANVGIIPHEITLPGDVGVVSRSGTLTYQAIHELTVRGIGQSTCVGIGGDPVPGTTFVDVLRRFQDDPDTRAVVMIGEIGGSAEEEAASFIAEAVTKPVVGYIAGVTAPPGRKMGHAGAIISGSTGTASAKQEALRAAGVVVVDDPTAIGVAVAALGG; this comes from the coding sequence ATGGCGGTTTACGTGGACGAGTCCACCCGTCTGCTGGTGCAGGGTCTGACCGGCTCACAGGGTCGATTCCATGGCTTCCGGAACCGTGACTACGGAACCCACCTGGTGGCCGGGGTGACCCCGGGCAAGGGCGGCTCCGATCTCGACGGGGTGCCCATCTTCGACACGGTCGCCGAGGCGGTCGAGGCCACGGGCGCCAACACCTCGATGGTGTTCGTCCCGCCGGCGTTCGCTGCCGACTCGATCCTCGAGGCGGCCGCTTCGCCGGGGATCGGCCTGATCGTGGCCATCACCGAGGGGATCCCGGCCCACGACGAGGCCCGGGTCTACAACTACGTGAAGATGACCTCCGCCGCGACCGTGATCGGACCCAACTGCCCGGGCCTCATCTCGCCTGGGCGGGCGAATGTCGGGATCATCCCGCACGAGATCACGCTCCCCGGCGACGTCGGCGTGGTGTCCCGGTCGGGCACCCTCACCTACCAGGCGATACATGAGCTCACGGTGCGCGGCATCGGCCAGTCGACCTGCGTGGGCATCGGCGGCGACCCGGTCCCGGGCACCACCTTCGTCGATGTGCTGCGGCGTTTCCAGGACGATCCCGACACCAGGGCCGTGGTCATGATCGGCGAGATCGGAGGCAGCGCCGAAGAGGAGGCGGCAAGTTTCATCGCCGAGGCGGTCACCAAGCCGGTGGTCGGCTACATCGCCGGTGTCACCGCCCCTCCGGGCCGCAAGATGGGGCACGCCGGGGCGATCATCTCCGGATCCACCGGGACCGCCTCTGCCAAGCAGGAGGCTCTGCGCGCCGCCGGTGTGGTGGTCGTGGACGACCCGACCGCCATCGGCGTGGCGGTGGCCGCCCTGGGCGGATAG